A DNA window from Stutzerimonas stutzeri contains the following coding sequences:
- a CDS encoding ethylbenzene dehydrogenase-related protein, whose protein sequence is MKKTLMASAVAAVIAFGAQNAMAAAPADWNAVTATDVTLFYPGVSPVEWITKGTEHGGARALKKGETCVGCHSEEATDMGVKMAGGKKLEPSPIAGKAPFINAKVQAANDGENLYLRFTWKQPTASGAAPMDAANPVKIAYMLEGGSKVELAEAGGCWGSCHGDARTMPGAADTKTKYVKDGSLANGVYYDLNQWRSGENKAFDGYVATERVMEGGQALVDAQGQLDGDTWSVVFTRKFAGGEGDVTLASGNLYNFGFAIHDDSATGRFHHVSLGYTLGIDAQGDITAAKQ, encoded by the coding sequence ATGAAAAAGACCCTGATGGCCAGTGCGGTGGCGGCGGTGATCGCCTTCGGTGCACAAAACGCTATGGCTGCCGCGCCTGCCGACTGGAATGCGGTGACAGCGACCGATGTCACGCTGTTCTACCCGGGTGTATCACCGGTGGAATGGATCACCAAGGGCACCGAGCACGGCGGTGCACGGGCGCTGAAAAAAGGCGAAACCTGTGTCGGCTGCCACTCCGAAGAAGCCACCGACATGGGCGTCAAGATGGCCGGCGGCAAGAAGCTCGAGCCCAGTCCTATCGCTGGCAAGGCTCCCTTCATCAACGCCAAGGTTCAGGCCGCCAACGATGGCGAGAACCTCTATCTGCGTTTCACCTGGAAACAACCGACAGCCTCCGGCGCCGCGCCGATGGACGCTGCCAATCCGGTGAAAATCGCCTACATGCTCGAAGGCGGTTCCAAGGTGGAACTGGCCGAGGCGGGCGGTTGCTGGGGTAGCTGCCACGGCGATGCGCGCACCATGCCGGGCGCTGCCGACACCAAGACCAAATACGTCAAGGACGGTTCGCTGGCCAATGGCGTCTACTACGACCTGAACCAGTGGCGCAGCGGCGAGAACAAGGCCTTCGATGGCTACGTTGCCACTGAGCGGGTAATGGAAGGTGGCCAGGCGCTGGTCGACGCCCAAGGGCAGCTCGATGGGGATACCTGGTCGGTAGTGTTCACACGCAAATTCGCAGGTGGCGAAGGCGACGTGACACTGGCGTCGGGCAACCTCTACAACTTCGGCTTTGCGATCCATGACGACAGTGCCACCGGGCGCTTCCACCACGTGTCGCTCGGCTACACGCTGGGCATCGACGCCCAGGGTGACATCACTGCCGCCAAGCAGTAA
- a CDS encoding c-type cytochrome: MKKILIPMLALGGALTLQPALAQDGEALFKSKPCAACHSVDTKMVGPALKEVAAKNAGVEGAADTLAQHIKNGSQGVWGPIPMPPNPVTEEEAKTLAEWVLSLK, translated from the coding sequence ATGAAGAAAATCCTTATCCCGATGCTCGCCCTGGGTGGCGCGCTGACCCTGCAGCCGGCGTTGGCTCAGGACGGTGAAGCGCTGTTCAAGAGCAAGCCCTGCGCGGCCTGCCACAGTGTCGACACCAAGATGGTTGGCCCGGCTCTGAAAGAAGTCGCTGCCAAGAACGCGGGCGTCGAAGGCGCCGCCGATACCCTGGCCCAGCACATCAAGAATGGCAGCCAAGGCGTTTGGGGTCCGATCCCGATGCCGCCAAACCCAGTCACCGAAGAAGAAGCCAAGACCCTCGCCGAGTGGGTTCTTAGCCTCAAGTAA
- a CDS encoding c-type cytochrome: protein MTVARHAVSRLGLALASVLLIPLAVAAAPAAERQAKLDHLLLQDCGSCHGLRMTGGLGPALTREALAGKPRDSLVATVTHGRPGTAMPGWNALLDEQDIAYLVDRLLEGYPKP from the coding sequence ATGACAGTTGCCCGACACGCCGTTTCACGTCTGGGGCTGGCCCTGGCGTCCGTTCTCCTGATACCGCTTGCTGTGGCCGCAGCGCCCGCTGCCGAGCGCCAGGCAAAGCTCGATCACCTGCTTCTTCAGGACTGTGGCTCCTGCCATGGCCTGCGCATGACCGGCGGCCTTGGCCCCGCGCTGACCCGCGAGGCGCTTGCCGGCAAACCCCGTGACAGTCTTGTCGCCACCGTTACCCACGGCCGCCCCGGCACTGCCATGCCCGGCTGGAATGCACTGCTCGACGAGCAGGACATCGCCTATCTGGTCGACCGGCTCCTCGAAGGATATCCCAAGCCATGA
- a CDS encoding cytochrome D1 domain-containing protein: MIRPFLLLAAAGLLAACAQQPLRGTGDLGVVVERATGSLQIIESTNQSQLARIEGLGDLSHASVVFSRDQRYAYVFGRDGGLTKVDLLRQRIDRRVIQGGNSIGGAISQDGTLIAVGNYEPGGVKVFDATSLELVADIPATPLADGSRNARVVGVIDVPGRGFIYSLFDTDETWLLDFSQGNQPKITRFEGIGRQPYDALLTPEGRYYIAGLFGEDGMAKIDLWHPERGVERILDGYGRGEQKLPVYKMPHLEGWTVAGNQTFVPAVGQHRVLVMDSQNWQQTAAIDVAGQPIFVMARPDARQIWVNFAHPDNHRVQVIDSETHEIIADLEPGPAVLHMEFTARGDQLWLSVRDGEEIQVWDPYTLKLLKRLPAHSPSGIFFSSRAHETGL, from the coding sequence ATGATTCGTCCTTTCCTGCTGCTGGCTGCGGCCGGCCTGCTTGCAGCCTGTGCACAGCAACCGCTACGCGGCACCGGTGACCTGGGCGTGGTGGTGGAGCGTGCCACCGGTAGCCTGCAGATCATCGAGAGCACTAACCAGAGCCAACTCGCCCGTATCGAAGGCCTGGGCGATCTGTCCCATGCCTCGGTAGTGTTCTCCCGTGATCAGCGCTATGCCTACGTGTTCGGCCGCGATGGCGGGCTGACCAAGGTCGACCTGCTGCGTCAGCGCATCGACCGCCGGGTGATCCAGGGCGGCAACAGCATCGGTGGCGCCATCAGCCAGGACGGCACCCTGATCGCGGTCGGCAACTACGAGCCGGGCGGGGTCAAGGTCTTCGATGCCACGAGCCTGGAATTGGTCGCCGACATTCCGGCCACGCCACTGGCCGATGGCAGCCGCAATGCCCGCGTCGTCGGCGTGATCGACGTGCCGGGACGGGGCTTCATCTACAGCCTGTTCGACACCGACGAAACCTGGTTGCTGGATTTCAGCCAGGGCAACCAGCCAAAGATCACCCGCTTCGAGGGTATCGGTCGGCAACCTTACGATGCGCTGCTGACGCCGGAGGGCCGCTATTACATCGCCGGCCTGTTCGGCGAGGACGGCATGGCCAAGATCGATCTCTGGCATCCCGAGCGCGGTGTCGAGCGCATTCTCGATGGCTATGGCCGCGGCGAGCAGAAGCTGCCGGTCTACAAAATGCCGCATCTGGAAGGCTGGACCGTGGCCGGTAACCAGACCTTCGTGCCTGCGGTCGGCCAGCACCGCGTACTGGTAATGGATTCGCAGAATTGGCAACAGACCGCCGCTATCGACGTCGCCGGCCAGCCGATATTCGTCATGGCACGGCCGGATGCGCGGCAGATCTGGGTCAACTTCGCCCACCCCGACAACCACCGGGTGCAGGTCATCGACAGCGAGACCCACGAGATCATCGCCGACCTGGAACCCGGCCCGGCCGTGCTGCACATGGAGTTCACCGCCCGCGGCGACCAGCTCTGGCTGTCCGTGCGTGACGGCGAAGAGATCCAGGTCTGGGACCCCTACACCCTGAAGCTGCTCAAGCGACTACCGGCGCACAGCCCGAGTGGCATCTTCTTCAGCAGCCGCGCCCACGAGACGGGGTTGTGA
- a CDS encoding Lrp/AsnC family transcriptional regulator, which yields MQIDALSRRLIDRYQHGMPLCAEPYRAMAEELGCSEGEVLTCLEHLQEGGGLSRIGPVFEHSRAGASTLVALAVPEARLEQVAARINAFPEVNHNYLREHRYNLWFVLTGPDRPHIDRLLAEIEADTGLTPLDLPMLHAFRIDLGFPLGDPS from the coding sequence ATGCAAATCGACGCCCTCAGTCGCCGACTGATCGACCGCTACCAGCACGGCATGCCGCTGTGCGCCGAACCCTACCGCGCCATGGCCGAGGAGCTTGGCTGCAGCGAAGGCGAGGTGCTGACATGCCTGGAACACTTGCAGGAAGGCGGCGGCCTGTCGCGCATCGGCCCGGTGTTTGAGCACAGCCGCGCCGGCGCCAGTACGCTGGTTGCGCTGGCCGTGCCCGAAGCGCGGCTGGAACAGGTCGCGGCGCGGATCAACGCCTTTCCCGAGGTCAATCACAATTACTTGCGCGAGCATCGCTACAACCTCTGGTTCGTGCTGACCGGGCCGGATCGGCCGCACATCGACCGGCTGCTGGCCGAGATCGAGGCCGATACCGGCCTCACGCCGCTCGACCTGCCGATGCTGCACGCGTTTCGCATCGACCTTGGCTTTCCGCTGGGAGATCCATCATGA
- a CDS encoding Lrp/AsnC family transcriptional regulator has translation MTGCLDDLQAMQLRRLLEGGLPLAARPYQRLAEQIGSIEERVLEQIQCWQEEGLFRRVGLVLKHRALGFRANAMLVMDIPDAQVDEVGRRLGQAAGVNLCYQRPRRLPQWPYNLFCMVHGREREQVCLLIERLLADNGLSEVPHQLLFSTRAFKQCGGRFAPPLPGVAHG, from the coding sequence ATGACCGGTTGCCTCGATGACCTGCAGGCGATGCAGTTGCGCCGCCTGCTCGAAGGCGGTTTGCCGCTGGCTGCACGCCCCTATCAGCGGCTCGCCGAGCAGATCGGCAGCATCGAGGAGCGGGTCCTCGAACAGATCCAGTGCTGGCAGGAAGAAGGTTTGTTCCGTCGCGTCGGGCTGGTGCTCAAGCACCGCGCGCTGGGTTTTCGCGCCAACGCCATGCTGGTGATGGACATTCCTGATGCGCAGGTCGATGAGGTCGGGCGGCGGCTCGGCCAGGCCGCCGGGGTCAATCTCTGCTATCAGCGCCCGCGGCGTTTGCCGCAGTGGCCATACAACCTGTTTTGCATGGTCCACGGGCGGGAGCGCGAGCAGGTCTGCCTGCTGATTGAGCGCCTGCTGGCTGATAACGGCCTCAGCGAGGTGCCGCACCAGCTGCTGTTCAGCACACGGGCCTTCAAGCAGTGCGGTGGTCGCTTCGCGCCGCCATTG